ACTTAACTGACCAACAGTGGGAAATTATTCGTCCTCTCATTCCCGATGCCAAAACCGGTGGAAGACCCCGAACTACTGATATGAGGGCTATCTGTGATGGGATTTTCTATCATCTGAAAACAGGCTGTCAGTGGGCATATCTTCCGAAAGAATTTCCTCCCTATTCAACCGTGTATAAATACTATCGACAATGGCAGAAGAAAAGAGTCTGGACTCAAATCAATGAGAAACTCCGATGTCAAGTTCGTCTTCAGGAGAACAAATCACAGT
This genomic stretch from Roseofilum casamattae BLCC-M143 harbors:
- a CDS encoding transposase, with the translated sequence MYPSNLTDQQWEIIRPLIPDAKTGGRPRTTDMRAICDGIFYHLKTGCQWAYLPKEFPPYSTVYKYYRQWQKKRVWTQINEKLRCQVRLQENKSQ